From the Candidatus Binataceae bacterium genome, one window contains:
- a CDS encoding MBL fold metallo-hydrolase, producing MQKPEKITVGEFTIAFLSDGIWRNDGGCMFGVVPRELWQREHPADEQNRIRLNLTCPLIMRGGEAILVDTGIGNRLGAVERRIFAHGEGWLIDGLRMLGMEPGDITHVLLSHLHFDHCGGIVRRRAAGGFEPAFPRARIFVQQGEIEIAQRTRNERLRAAYRHVAECLAPVAGLLEGVTGDVELTPGVVATVTGGHTSDHQIAVVRSQGEAFAHLADIAPTRSHMRGPWNQAFDLDALRTMEQKAFYLARAVAERWWVSFAHDERVFAARVENDRGRLVVGESLAVSEVFDGG from the coding sequence ATGCAGAAGCCTGAGAAAATCACGGTCGGCGAATTCACTATCGCCTTTCTCTCCGATGGTATCTGGCGCAACGACGGCGGCTGCATGTTCGGGGTGGTGCCGCGCGAGTTGTGGCAGCGGGAGCATCCGGCCGACGAACAGAACCGTATCCGCCTCAATCTTACTTGTCCGCTGATCATGCGCGGCGGCGAAGCGATCCTGGTGGATACGGGCATCGGCAATCGGCTGGGCGCGGTGGAGCGGCGCATCTTCGCTCATGGAGAGGGCTGGCTGATCGATGGGTTGAGGATGCTCGGGATGGAGCCGGGCGATATCACGCACGTGCTGCTGTCTCATCTGCACTTCGATCATTGCGGCGGGATTGTGCGGCGGCGCGCGGCGGGCGGGTTTGAACCGGCTTTCCCGCGCGCGCGGATCTTTGTGCAGCAGGGTGAAATCGAAATCGCGCAGCGGACGCGCAACGAGCGGCTGCGCGCGGCCTATCGGCACGTCGCTGAGTGCCTCGCGCCGGTAGCGGGTTTGCTCGAAGGCGTGACCGGCGACGTCGAACTGACGCCCGGGGTGGTCGCGACGGTAACCGGCGGCCATACGAGCGATCATCAGATTGCCGTCGTGCGCTCGCAGGGGGAGGCTTTCGCGCATCTGGCGGATATCGCGCCGACGCGATCGCATATGCGCGGACCGTGGAATCAGGCGTTCGATCTAGACGCGTTGCGCACGATGGAGCAGAAGGCGTTCTATCTTGCGCGCGCCGTCGCAGAACGCTGGTGGGTATCGTTCGCGCACGATGAGCGCGTGTTCGCGGCGCGGGTCGAAAATGATCGCGGCCGGCTGGTAGTCGGAGAAAGCCTGGCGGTGAGCGAGGTTTTCGACGGAGGCTGA
- a CDS encoding glycine zipper domain-containing protein, which produces MNSLAKKAITLLVAAVMVIGIFGCSGQPLSTREKGTGIGALVGAGTGAIIGAAVGAPAAGAAIGGAIGGVGGFAVGNYMQNQDNAQTQTQSQIQSQQSEIENQRRQIQQLQSQGETE; this is translated from the coding sequence AATTCGCTGGCAAAAAAGGCCATCACACTGTTGGTTGCGGCGGTGATGGTGATCGGGATATTCGGCTGCTCGGGGCAGCCTTTGAGCACGCGCGAGAAGGGCACGGGTATCGGCGCCCTGGTCGGCGCGGGCACGGGCGCGATTATCGGCGCGGCGGTCGGCGCACCGGCGGCGGGAGCGGCGATCGGCGGCGCGATCGGCGGCGTGGGCGGTTTCGCCGTCGGCAATTATATGCAGAATCAGGATAACGCGCAGACGCAGACGCAATCGCAGATCCAGTCGCAGCAGAGCGAGATCGAAAATCAGCGCCGCCAGATTCAACAGCTACAGAGCCAGGGAGAAACCGAGTAG